The genome window TTGGATTCGGTCGTGTTTCCGGGATCGCTCGGAAATTCATCTTCCGGCACGAACGGCGAATTGTCGAATGCGCCTTCTCCCGTATTGACCGCTACGGTCGTAACAGAGCCGGTGGGAGTTGTATCTTCTCCGGTCGTACACACCGCCGCTTCCGCGGGATCCACCGAAACCGCACATTCTCCTGTAAGCGGCTCTCCCCACGGAGTTCCCGCTTCCACTACTTCCATACAAACGGGCAACGTTTCCCAAAGCGCGGCGCACGGAAACCCGACGGTCGTCGCGTCGAAAGAAGAAATTCTAGACGCGATCTATTTAGGATAAGATAGAAACGTGGAAATCCGATCCAGACTTTCCGGAAATATTCTCAAGCTCAAGCTGCGGGGCCGATTGGATTCGGCGAGCGCGGAGGATTTTTATTCTTATCTTAAATCCAAATGGGAAGAAGGAATCCGCAAATTCTTATTTTCCTGCGAGGAATTGGAATACATCGAATCCGAAGGGATCAGCGTTCTCGCGAGATTCGAAAATTTTCTGAAAAGCAGGGGAGCTTCTTCCGCCTATTGCGCGTTCAACGAAGAATGCAAAACCCTTCTCAGCTTTTTGGGATTCGGCAAGTCGATCGCGTTCTTTGAGGATCCGACTCGAGCGGAAGAATATCTTTCTCTCATCAAGATTCAGGATCAGAGAAGTTCTAAGGGAGCGCCGAGCGCGATTTCCAAAATCAAAAAGAATTCTCCCGTTCAATTCTATTCTTCCGGATCGCAGAAAATTTCCGGTTCCGGCGGTTCGCATTCGATTTATATTCCCGAGATTCAAACCGTTCCCGAAACGGAAAACGTTTCGGATTCCGGTTCTTCCTCGGAATTTGCTAAACCGACATCCTTTGCCGGATCTTCCGGACTCGCGAGTCAGTCGCAGAGATTGCAGGCGTTCTTAAACGATGAGAAAGAAGAAACGACTTCTTCCGATGAATCGGCAGGCCCAGCGCATTCGGGTGCTTCTTCCGAGTCGAACGCGGGAGCCGTAAGAAGTGAAGGGGCCGACGTTTACTCGGCAAAGTCCGCGTTGGAGAAGGCGATCCGCACCGAAAAGAATTTTCCGAAGCGGATCATTTATTGCGGCGCTTGTTCTTCCCGGATCCGAGTTTCCAAACCGGGAAGATATCAATGTCCGGCATGTCAGATTCAGTTTGACCTAAACGCCATGGGCGGAGTTCGATACCTAGAAAAACTTCTAGGACCCTGATCGTTGTCTAACGCCGCATCGCGAAGCATCGCACTTTCGTTTTATACCTTTTTATCCAGAATCCTCGGATTGATCCGGGACCATTTTATGGCGGTTTCGTTCGGAACGGGAATGGTCGCCTCCGCGTTTTCGGTCGCATATCGTTTACCGAACATGTTCCGCAACCTGCTCGCCGAAGGAACTCTTTCCCAGTCCTTTATGCCCTTGTATTCCGAATCGGGCAAGATCGGAGAAGAAGAGGCGAAAATGATGAGCGGCGCCGTTCTTTCGTTTTTGTTTTTTATCCTTTCGCTTCTCGTGGGAGTTATGTTTCTTTTTTCTCCTGTCTTCCTTCCGATCCTAGTCGGAGGCACGAAGGAATATTCCGATCTGGTAATCGAACTTACGTATATTCTGTTTTTCTTAATCGTTACGGCGAGCTTGTCGTCGATTTTTATGGCGATCTCCAATTCCAAGAACCGTTTCTTCGTTCCGTCCCTTTCCCCGATCATTTTGAATCTCAGTTATCTGTTCGTGTTTTTCTTTTTGTTTCCGTTTGTGGACGATCTGCACGAACGTGTGATCGTTCTTTGTTCCGCGATCGTTACGGGAGGTTTTCTGCAGTTCG of Leptospira sanjuanensis contains these proteins:
- a CDS encoding STAS domain-containing protein, which encodes MEIRSRLSGNILKLKLRGRLDSASAEDFYSYLKSKWEEGIRKFLFSCEELEYIESEGISVLARFENFLKSRGASSAYCAFNEECKTLLSFLGFGKSIAFFEDPTRAEEYLSLIKIQDQRSSKGAPSAISKIKKNSPVQFYSSGSQKISGSGGSHSIYIPEIQTVPETENVSDSGSSSEFAKPTSFAGSSGLASQSQRLQAFLNDEKEETTSSDESAGPAHSGASSESNAGAVRSEGADVYSAKSALEKAIRTEKNFPKRIIYCGACSSRIRVSKPGRYQCPACQIQFDLNAMGGVRYLEKLLGP